The region GGATCTACCGGGACGCCTACGCGACCGCCGGAGGCGCGTTGACCGTGGATGCCGACGCGGTCGCCGAGTTCGAGGGCGAGGTCTGATGCCAGCCGAGATCCAGCACCCCCTGGCGGTGCTGTTCACGCTGCCGGACGGCGTCATCCACCACGGTGTCCTGCACGATCTGCCGAACCAGCAGCTTGCCACGGACCTGGCCGTGGGACTGGTTGCGGCCACGCATCCGCACGGGCCGATCCGCACCCGCTCGGTGGCCCGGCAGTACATGACGACGATGCGCCGGATGGCGCGCGACCTCGATGCCTGGGGTGTCACGGGCGGTCTTGCCGATCTGACCCCGGGCACTCTGGTCCAGTACTGGCTGACCTGCGACTACCACCGCGAACGGCGCATCCGCGTGGTGCTGGACGCCTTCCAGGAGACAGCCGGAGGACTGGACCCGGGTATCTGCCGTCACCTGGCCGGGCGGCGGATCAACAAGGTGCAGAAGAGCCGGCCCAACCAGCCCTACAGCGACGGTGAATGGCGGCGGCTGGAAGCCTCCTGCACCGAACAGATCGCGGCGGCCCGCCGCGCACACCGTCAGGCGCAGGAGGCAGCCGGCCGGGGTGCCGATCCGTCCGTCCACGGCGTCACCTTCGACAACCTCGCCTGGCTCTGGCTCCACGCGGGCCCCGCGGAGGCGAGAAAGGCCATCGAGCGGTTCGGCACGATGGGCGCCGGTGTTGACCGGGCTCAGCTCGCAGCGGTCGAAGCCGCGCTGTTCCCGGCCTCGGAGACGGCGTTCGCCTACCTCACGCTGTTTGCGATGCGCACGGGCATCGTCCCTGACGGCATCGACGCCCTGCGACTCGACAACATCACCCGGACCTCGGCGAACACCGTCCTGCTCTCCTACCGCAAGGGCCGCACCGGGGACGAGGCGCTCAACCTGCCCCGTGATGCCGTGCGGCTGCTGGACCGCTGGCTGGAGCACTCAGCCCAACTACGTGAGCACGCCGGGGATTTGGCTGATCGTGTATGGATCTATGTGGGCCGCGACGGACTCGGAAGAGGGCAGGGCAGGATCTTCGACCGCCCCCGCGGCCAGCGCCAGCGCCGGGCCTGGATGGAGTCCTCGGGCGTGCTCGGCGACGACGGGCAGTCCCTTCCGGTGCACGGCGGCCGGGTCAGGGCCACCTACCACCACCGGCGCGACCGCACGGCCTGGACCGGCCGCACGACGATCGACCCCAACCACAGCGCCCGCGTCGAGGGAGATCACTACCTCAGCTCTCACACCCCGGCCCAGCTGGACGCGCTTGAGGGCGTCATCGAGCAGGCCCAGGGCGATGTGCGGCGCAAGGCCGGCCCGCCGGTCGTGATCAGCGGTGAGGACGCTGCCGCGTTCGCCGCGGGCTTCCCTCGCCTGGTCGAGGAAGCCGGTCTGGACGCGGCGGCCATCCAGGCTCTGCTCTCCGGTGAGCAGGACATGTTCGTCGCCGCGTGCGCCAGCCCGCTCAACGGCCCGCGCGCCCCGGCGGGAACCCTGTGTCCGGCCCGGCCCTGGGTGTGTCTGCTGTGTCCGCTCGCCGCGTTCGCGACCCGTCACCTGCCCAATCTGCTCAGGCTCAAGGCGTACTTCTCCCGGCAGGCCCAGCAGATGACCACCACGCAGTTCCTGCGGATCTTCGGGCCATACACGGCCCGCCTGGACGAGGACATCCTGCCCCGCTTCGGCCCGGCCGCCATCGAGGCCGTCACCCGGCAGAGCACCGAGACCGCCGCCTTCTTGCCGCTGCACCTGGAGGAACAGCCCCAGTGACGACCGCCCATGCCTCTTCCCCGGCCCTGGCCGGGCGGCGCCCCTTCCACGGTCTCCCGGTCATCGAGACCGCCGGCCTGCGGCGTGAGCCCGGCAGCCCGCGGCCCGTATTCGACCAGGATGTCTGGGACCTGACCGGCCTCGCCGACGCCCCGGTGGTGATGAGCGCACACCGCAAGATCCTGGACTTCACCGCCATCATCAACCCCCGCTGGCGGCAGGTTGCCCGCGAGTACCTGATGGCGCGGATGGCCCCGCTCCATCCGGACGTGGCCGTCTTGCCGCAGGCGTTCCGCACCCCACTGAACCCGAACTCCCTCTGGTCCGAACTCAAGCACCTGGCCCTGTGGTTCAACCACCTCACCGCGGTTGGCATCACCTCGCTGTCGCAGGTCCGCCAGCATCACTGCGACGTCTATCTCGCGGCTGCCTCGCGCAGTGCCACCGACCCTGACCGGCTGCTGTCACCCGCGACCACGGTGGCGATGGTCCGCATTCCACAGTTCCTCGTCCTCTATACAGAGATCCTCAGCGATTGCTACCAGCCGGGCTTCACCCCGTGGCCGGGCCGCAGCGCGGACGAGGTCACGGGATATGTACGCAGTGACGAGAACCGGGTGCCGCCGGTCCCGGACACCCTGTTGCGGCCTCTACTGGCGAACTGTCTGTACTTGCTGGAGACGATCGGCCCGCTGCTGGTGGCCGAGGCGGCCGTGGCCCGCGCTGCCGACCAACGTGAGGCCGCCTCGCGGCGCGGCCTGCTGGTCACTGAGGTCGATGGCTTGCGCGAGGTCATCGAGCGACGGCGAGAGACCGGGCTTGCCGCTGCACGGGCCGCTGACGCGACCGTCACTCAGCGCTTGAAGCGCGGATGGGACGCGGGCGACCCGCTCCTGCACATGTCGTGGCATCCGCTCGTCGTTCAGGCGGCGGGAGCCATGGGACACCGCAGGGACCTGGAGAGACTCCGTCCCGAACTGGAACGGTGGGTAAGTGAGTGCGGCCTTCAGCAGCCCTGGTGCCGCGATGCAGCCCTGGTGTCCCGCCCCGATGACGGCACCCCGGTGCCCTGGGCCCTGCCGATGGCCCGGCACCAACTGGACGTCACGGTCCATGCCGTCACCTCTGCCGCCTACTTCCTCACCTCGGCGCTTTCCGGGATGCGTTCCTCGGAACTGGCGGAACTGACGAGCAACTGCCGCCAGCAGGAACAGCGGCCCGGCGGCGGCACCCGCTACCGCTTGGTCTCCCGCCGCATCAAGGGCGAGGTATTCGGCGGGACCGAGGACGCGTGGGTAGTCACCGAAGACGTGCACCTGGCCATCGCCACCGCCGAAGCCCTCACAGGCGCCGCCCCGGGTGAGCGGCTGTTCGCCAAGGCATCCAACAACAGCAACAGCCGCTATACCGCCCTGCGCGCATGGGTGAACGGCGAGTACGGACAGCGGCTCGGCCTGGAGCCCATCCCCGACGGCCCGGTCAATCCCCGAGCTCTGCGGCGCACGCTCGCGATGGCCATCGCCCAGCGCCCGCACGGCCTTATGGCCGTGAAACTGCACCTCAAGCATGCCAGCGTCGCCACAGCCGAGGGCTATGCCGCCCGCCCCGGCGGACACCAGGCCGCCTTCGCCGCCGAAGTCGCCGCCGAGGAAGAAGCCGAACACCTGCGGTTGACCGTCGCCGCCTACGAGGACTACCAGCGCGGCATCCTGCCCAGCGGCCAAGGCGCCCGCGACCTCATTGGCGCCTTCAGGGCCGTCGACCAAGTCCTGGGGCGGCACGACGCCGGGCCGGTCACCGTCATCGACGACCGGCGCGTCGAGCGAGTCCTCAAAGCGAAGGCGAAGACCCTGCACCTCGGTGTCGGCAACTACTGCTGGTTCTCCGATCCGGGCAAGGCATTGTGCCTGAAAATCGCCGGCACCCCGGACGCAGCCGAGCCGCTGATGGGGATGTGCGACTCGGCCCGCTGCCCGCAGGCCACCCACCACCCCCAGCACCGGCAGATCTGGGCCGAACACGCCGACAGCACTCGGGCCGTGTTTCTCGGCAACCCCAGACTCTCCAAGCCCGAACGGGCCCGAGCCCAGGCCGCCTTCGACCGTGCCACTCGCATCGTCGCCGATATCGACGCTGCCGGCCACCCTGACGAGGAGCCGCGCTCATGATGCACAACCCCCAAGCGGAACCCGAGGCCAGGATTCAGAACGCGATGCGGCAACTTCTCGCCGGGCCCGTTCCCGACGGGCTGAAGTGCGACGTCAAGAGCTTGTGCACCCTCGCAGGAGTACCGCGAGCGACGCTCTACCGCACCTACCCACACCTCAAGGCCGAGTTCGACCGTCAGCGCCAAGCCGCCCAGGAAGCCGGACAGCAGCCCGACCCACGCCTGGCTCAGATCGAACGTCTCAAGGCCGAGGTTGCCACTCTGCGCGAGCGCCTCAGCAGGAAGAACACTGAGGCTAGACGCTCTGAAGGAGTTCCAGGCCACAGCCCTGTCCCGCCTCGCAGCCCAGCACGAAGAGATCACCACGCTTCGACGACAGCTTGACGCCACCCCGGTGGCGTCAGTCCGCACACTTCCTCGATAGCGTGGAGTTAGACCCGAGTGATGAGGAGGGCGCGTGCGACTCGCGCTGGACGCACTGTTCGCTGACGTGCCCGCGGAGCAGCTCGATGAAGCTCGCGACTTCTACAAGTCGAGGGCGGCAGGCCGTGGCCCCGGCTCACTGGAGGAGCTGAAGGATGTCCGAGCGAAGAGGTCAGCTCCTCCTGCCGCCGATCCGCCTGCCATCGAAGAGACGATCGAAGCCGCAGAAGCACGCGTCCCTGTCAGAATCTTCACTCCTATCGACGGTCCGCCGCAGGGCGTCTACCTGGACATACACGGCGGCGGCTTCTACATGGACTCCGCAGCGCGAGGAGACAAACGCAACCGCGAACTCGCAGACGCCCTCCACCTCGCCGTTGTCAGCGTCGACTACCGGCTGGCCCCCGAGCACCCGTGGCCAGCGGCACCCGACGACTGCGAAGCAGCGGCGCTCTGGCTCGTCGAAGAAGCCGATGCCCGCTTCGGAACGTCCCGACTTGCGATCGGCGGGAGCTCCGCGGGAGCCACACTCGCCTTGGCGACCCTGCTCCGGCTGAGGGACAGAGATACCGTTGGTCAGTTCACCGGCGCGGCACTCCAATTCGGGACCTACGACCTGAGCGCACGAACCCCGGCCGGTCGCCGCATCGCGGACGAATACTTCATCCAGGCGTACGCCGGCCATGTGGAAGACCGCACCGTTCCCGACATCTCTCCCATCTACGGCGTTCTTCGCGGGCTTCCCCCAACGCTGCTGATCGTCGGAAGCGCAGACGTGTTGCTGGAAGACAACCTGGCGCTGGCAGGTCGGTTGTCAGCGGCTGGCAATGACGTCGAGCTCCGGGTCTACCCCGACTCACCTCACGGCTTCACGGCCCACCCCACGGCAATGGCCAGGACAGCGCTCAGCAGCGTCGACTCCTGGCTGCGCGACCGGATTACGCAATCGTAGGGACTGACCGCGATCTCGAAGGATCCCAGTCCCAGAGGTCGATTACGTGAGACACAGCCTCGCGCACTCCCGCCGACGTGGGCGGCAAACCATCAGGCGCGCAGTCGACATCGATCGACCGGACACGTCTCATGCCCGGCTATCGCGCGTAGCCGATGAGCATGTGTCGGAATCTATCGGGTGCACCGTTCACCGACGCTGTTTTCCGACGCGAGTTTCCGACACTGCCCACCTGCGGGTTCGTGATCACGTCCCCAAGTGTCGGCAGACGATCGTTTGCCGACACTTTCGAGTCGGTTCGCGATCCACTCCGGGTTTCGTGCTCGGAGCATCGCGCCGCAGGTACGGCACTCCATCGACGACTGAGCCGGGTCCGAACAGGATGCCCGCATTCAGCCCCGTAGCCCTGGGCGGTTCATGGTTTCAGGGCTCGCAGCTTGTCCCGGAGCTGCTTGGCGTCATCCTCGCGATGCTGTACTCGGTAGAGATCGGTCGCCTGCTGCCAGCTTTGACCGGCTTGGTCGTGTTGGCCGAGGGCATGGTGGACGTCGCCTATGTGGGCCAGGGTGTTGGCTTCCTCGTAGGCGTGGCCGATCTCCCGTAGCAGTGCCAGTGCGTGCTGGAAGCGGGTCAGGGCCAGAGTGTGCTGCCCATTCTGGTGGGCCAGGCGGCCCAGCGTGCCAAGGACGTCTGCCTCGCCGTCCCGTTCCTGGTGACGGCGGAACAGGTCGAGCGAGGTCTCGCCATGGACGCGGGCCTCCTCGTATTGGCCCAGCCGGGCACAATACAGGGAAACCTGGTTGTGCGCCTGGGCCTCCCAGACCGGCTTTTCCAATGTCTGGAGAAGAGCGAGGGCGTCGCGGGAGTGTTCAAGCGCCTGCTCATGGTTCTCCTGGCGCTCCCAGGCATAGGCGAGCACCAGGAGAGTATGGACCGTCTGGTCTACGTCCTCGTAGGTCTTGCTCAGGGACAAGGCCTGGTGAAGGTGGTCCAGTGCCTCATCGTGCAGGTCGGACCTGATGCAGGCGATGCCCAGGTTGCGACGGGCGAAGATCTCCGCCTCCGAGTCGCCGAGTTTCCGGGTTGCCTCCAACCCCCTTCTCCAGGCGGCGAGTTGGGCCTGCAGATGGCCGTTGCGGCGGTGAAAGGTGTCCAGTACCCACGCCATCCGCCACACCACGTCGTACCAGCCTGAGTCGGCAGCCAATCGCTGGGTTGCCAGCAACCCGGCGTGCTGGGTCTCTAGCCAGGCCATTGCCTCCGCCTGATCCACCGGTGCCAGCGGCCGGCAGTCGGCGGACGGCTCAGGGAATTCGATTCTTGTGCGATGCGGGTGCATTAGCTGTTCGGCTTCGCGGGCTGTGTGGAGGTAGAAATCGGCCAGCCGCCGCAGCGCGACGTTGCGTTCTTGCTGTCGGTCGGTCCGGTGAGCCTGCTCCGCCGCGTACAGGCGCAGCAGGTCGTGCAGGCGATACCGGCCGGGTGCGAACTGCTGAACGAGGTGTGCGTTCTCCAGTTCCCGCAGCGCCGCACGTACGGCGGTGACAGGACGGGCGACGAGGCTGGCGCCGGCGGCTGGCCCGATCTCCGGCCCCGGGGCCAGTCCAACGAGCCGGAATACCTCCGCCGCCCCGACGGTCAGGGCGCGGTACGACACAGTGAAGGCTGATCGCACATTGGCCGTCAGGTCACCCGCGTCCAGGCCGTCCAGCCGCGCCGACTCGTCCTGGAGCTCCTCAGCCAGCGCTGTCAGCGGGAAATCCGGATGAGCCGCAGCGCGGGCTCCCACCACACTGATCGCCAGCGGCAACCCCGAGCAGTGCTCCAGCAAGGCGGCGACGGCTTCCGGTTCGGCCCCTACCCGGTCCTCCCCCAGGTGGCGGCCCATCAGCTCCCGTGCTTCGGTGTCGGTCAGCACGTCGAGCGTCAGCATCCGGGCCCCGTGGGCGCTTGCCAGCCCGGCCAGCCGTCGGCGGCTGGTGACCAGCACCGCGCAGGTGGCGCTGCCTGGCAGGAGCGCGGCCGCCTGCTCGGCGTCGGCGGCGTTGTCCAGCACGATAAGCATTCGTTTGCCCTGGACCAGGCTCCGGTACAGTCCAATCTGAGCCTGCACGTCCCCGGGCACGGCGCCGGAATCCACTCCCAGCGCGTCGAGGAACCCGCGTACCGCCGCGGCCGGTGTGACAGGGCCTCCCGAGGGATCGAAACCGTGCAGATCGACGTATAGTTGCCCGCCCGGGAACCGGTCGATGTTCTGGTGCGCCCAGTGCAGGGCCAGCCAGGTCTTTCCGATCCCACCGCTGCCGCCGATCGCGGAGATCACTACGGTCCCGCCAGGCTCACCCACCGAGTCCAACGCCTTGGTGAGCTCCGCGAACTGGTGCTCCCGGCCGGTGAACCAGCGCGGTCGGCCGGGAAGCTGGCGGGGCACCGGGGCACCCGCCCCGGTGCGGGGGGCGGGCTCTGGCTTCGGGAGGGTCAGGGCCGCGTCGGCGGTGAGGATCTGCTGGTGTAACTGCTGCAGTGGCTGCCCGGGGTCGGTGCCCAGTTCCCCCGCCAACCGCCGCCGCAGATCCTGGTAGCAGGTTAGGGCGTCTGCGGCCCGTCCACTGCGGTACAGGGCGAGCATGAACTGACCGGCCAGTCGCTCGTCCAGCGGGTGCTGCCCGGCGCGGGCGGTGAGCTCGGGCAGCAACTCGCCGTGCAGCCCGCTCCGTAATCGGATGTCGGCGCTATCCAGTTCGGCCGACAGCCGTTCCCGCTCAAGGGCTTGGCGCAGATCGCAGAACCACGGGGTATCCACGGTGGCGAACGGCTCCCCACGCCACAGCCCCAGCGCCCGTCCCATCAGCGCCGCCGCCTGCTCGTCGCCGACCGTCCGGGCCTTCGCGACCAGGTCCCGGAACCGGTGGAGGTCCACGGCTGCCGCGTCCACCTCCAGGACATAGCCGCCGGGCTGCCGCGTGATCCGCACCTCCTCCGCTGCGGCCTCCAGCGTCTGGCGCAGACGGGACAGATAACCGTACAGCGTTCCCCTGACCCGCTGCGGCGCCCGGCCTGCCCACACCCGGTCGATGAGCTCGTCGACCGATATCACCCGGTTGGCATCCACGAGCAAAACGGCCAGCACACACCGCTGCCGAAGGTGTCCCACATCCGCCGCACGGCCATCGACGCGCACCTCAATTGTGCCGAGTAAGCCGAACTCCACCGCCATCCCGACCACCCCCTCGGCCGGAACCCTAGCCCCGGGACAACCGCCCCCACCAGCCGATTCAAGGTTCATCCAAGAATCGTCCGATACCCGTCGAACACAGTGATGTCAGTTCCAACCGTCTCCAACAAATAGGGAGAAAACGATGCGACTGCGTCACGCACTTGCAAGTGCAGGGCTCGGAACCGCCGTGGCCGTCGGCACGATGGTCGTGCCCGCACAGGCCGCCTCGACGACAACCACAGCGGTGCGCTCCCCCGCGGCAGCGTGCACGGAGTGGTTCGACAATGCTGGCAGCGGCGGCGCTGAGCGATTCCACGTGCAGTGCCCCGGGTACTACGTGACGGTCTCGGTCACCTGCAGCTCCGGCTCGCCCATCAACGGACCGAAGCGGTGGGAGTACCAGAAGGCGGAATGCCGCAACGGTGCGTACATCACCAGCGGTAGCTACCGGGCGACTAGGACCTGAGGCGGAAACGCGTTCAGCACGAACCAGGGCCATTCTCAGACCGCAACAGGCCGACCGGGCGGTTTCTCCCCCGGTCGGCCGGTTTTGTGCGACATTCCGTGAATTCGTGCTTGTGCAGCACCAGCGGCCAGGGGTAACCGGGGCGAGGACTCCGGGTGAGCGAGATCGATCCGTACGACGAGCTGAAGAAGCAGATGGCCGAGGCGGAGGAGCGGTTCGCCTCCGAGGTCGACGGCGCGACGATGACGGTGTCCACCGGCACCTGTCGTTCCGGTTCCCGAAGGCGTCCTGGGGGCCGTGCGAGGTGGTCACCTGGCCCGGCGTACTGACCCTGCGTGGCGGCCTGGGCTGCTGGTCGTTCACCCGCGTTGAGGACATGTTCGAGTTCTTCCGGCCCAGCCGGAACGTGACCCGCGTCAACCCGACGTACTGGGCGCAGAAGCTGGTTCCGGGCTCCGGCAGCGAGGTCAAGGAGTACGCCGAGGACCGCGCCCGCGTCTATGTGCGGCAGGCCGTGGCCGAGGCGGTGAAGCGGCACGAGCACATCCGAGCCGAGGACGCCGAGGAATGGCTGTGGTCGGACTACGCTGGGCTGAGTTCGACACCGAGGCGGCTCTGATGCGCACGCTGGGCCGTTTCGAGGACCGCGTTGACGCCGACCGGCCCCTTGGGGACTCCCTGGAGGAGTTCACGGCCTCCGAGTTCCACTTCCCCGTGCGCGACTGGGACCTGTACCGCTACAACGACTGGTTCCTGCTCTCCTGCGTGGTGCTGCCCTGGCCGTCGAGCAGTTTGACGCTGCCCTGGTCCCCGTCGGCTGAGGTTCAGACCAGGCTGCCCTCCTCTTCCTCGTCCTCGGGGATCGGGGCGTCCGGGTCGCGCAGCGGGCGCAGGATGCCCCCGGCCGGGGTGGATGGGGTGAAGCTGTAGCGGCCCAGCACGTTGAGGTTCTTGTGCTTGAGCGGGGACAGCCGTGCGATGTCGTCGTCGCTGATCTCGTGTCCCTCGGCGCGGAGCTGGGCGACGGCGGCGTCGATGTAGCGGGTGGTCCACAGGACGACGGCGTTCAGGACCAGGCCGAGCGAGCCGAGCTGGTCCTCCATGCCGTCGCGGTACGCCTGGTGGATGGTGCCCTTCTTGCCGTGGCAGATGTCCCGGGCGAGGCTGTGGCGGGACTCCTGCACGCTGAGCTGCTTGCCCATCTGACGGCGGTAGGTGTCGTCGACGGGGTCGACGACCTGCAGCAGGTGCAGGGTCTTGGCGACGCGTCCGTATTCGGCGAACGCCTGCCCCAGCGGGGCCGGCTTGCTTGCGCTGCCGAACATCCGCAGCAGGTCGTACGCGCGGACCTGGTTGGTGACCAGGGAACCGGCCACGCGGAGCATGTCCTCCCAGTGCTGGATGACCTTGTTCAGGTTCACCTTGTTCTTCGCCAGGTCCTCCAAAACTCCGTACTCGCCGGTCTCGACGCCGGGCATCTCCGCGCGCCAGAACCGCTGGTCGTCCAGGTCACGGAAGCGCGGGGAGAAGTTGTATCCCAGGATCTTGAACAGGCCGAACACCATGTCGGAGTAGGAGGCGTTGTCGGTGGCGACCATCTCCGGCTTCACCCCGCCATCCAGGTTCAGCAGGGCGTCCAGGATGTGCAGGGAGTCGCGCGGCGTGCCGGGCACCACCATCTGCCCGATGCCCGCGACCTGGTCATTCACTGCGTTCAGCCAGGTGATCCCGCGCTTGAATCCGAAGTACTTCGGATTCGGTGCGGCGTTGATGGTGCGGACCGGGACGACGAACCGCAGTCCGTCCACCGAGGCGAGCAGCCCGTTGCCCCAGTGCGCAACGACGGGCACCTCTGCCTGGGCGGCGATCAGCGTGGCGTTGGCCTCGGCGATGGTGTCGGCGCGTAGGTAGTACTGGTCGACGTGGGAGAGCCGCGAGCGGGTCAGGGCCACGTTGCTCGGGTTGATGACCGGGGTGAGCCCGATGTTGCAGCTCTCGCTCACCAGCAGCGCCACCACCGAGGTGGCCAGGTCCTCCATGCGGGTCTTGCCGTCGCCCAGGTGCACGAACGCGTCCAGGAACCCGGTCCAGGAGTGCACCTCGAACAGCAGGTCCGGCAGCTCGACCTTGGGCAGCATCCGTTCCACCCGCCGGCGCAGCCAGCGCAGCGACTTGGGCTCGCCCAGCGCCCCGAGCTTGTCGACGTTCAGCTTCGCGCGGCCCCCGCCTTCGGGGAACTCGATGGACACCTTCGCTTCCGCGCCGGCCTCTTCGAGGCGGTCGCCCATCTGCTTCCACGCGGCGTCCAGCACCCGCACCAGGTCGGTGAGGTGCTCGGTGACGGGCATGTCCAGGCTCAGGCCCGCCAGAACGTCCTCCCGTACGGCTGCCCAGGGCTTGCCGTCCAGCAGACGGGCGCGCGGGTTGGAGTAGCGGTGTGACGGGGAGGCGAAGATGTTGCGGCCCATCAACGCCCGGTACAGCTGCTCCAGCACGCACACCACATAGGCGTCGCGGTCGACCGCGCCCTGCGGCAGGTCCTTATTCGCGTACACCGCCTTGCGCCAGTACGGCGGCACCACCTTCTCGTCGACTTCCCGCTTCAGCAGCGGCTTCTCGCCCACGCGGCGCCGGGAGAGGGCGGGCAGGCACCTGACCGCGGCCAGGATGCGCTTGCCGGCCGGGGCCGCGCCGAGCATCTTCGTGTCACCCAGCAGCGACAGGAACGGCTTGACGGTGTTGTAGCGCAGCGCCAGCGCCTCGCGTATCGCGATCTCCGCCGAGTCGTCGTCCTCCGGAACAAGGCTGGCCACCAGCGTGGCCGCGCTCCACAGCTGGGCCCTCGGCGCGACCTCCTCCAGGGCCCGCCACATCGCGTCCGCGTCCATGGCGCCGCCGGTCTGCGCGAGGTGCTCCAGCTCCTCCATGACCACCTTGGAGATGCGGGCCGTGATGCGCGACGCCCTCTCCAGCTGCGGCAGGGTGGAGAGTCGTTCCTTGTCGGTACGCCTCTTCGCGGTACTGATCAGGCGCGTGGCCATCAGCACCGAGAACAGGTCCAATGCCTCGTCGATCGCCTTGGCTTCCAGGTGCCGCATCACCGCGGTGAGCATCGCCGTGCGCTTGGGATCACTCGCCCGCTCCAGCGTCGCCGCCTTCGACCCCAGGCCGTACCGGGCCAAAGCGGCCAGCCGGTTCGGCGGCAGCTTGTCCAGCTTGAGGCGGCCCAGGCGATACACCGCGATCTCGTCCACCCGCTGCAGGGCACCCTTCATCGCCGTACCTGTCGTCCTCGTCGGCGGCCGGCGCAACTCCTCCAGGTACGAAAACCGCTTCCCCTCCGGCACCACCAGCAGTCCTGCCAGGTCCCCGGGCAGGGACTTGTCCGCGCGGAACGTCGCCTTGGCCACCGTCGCGTGCAGCCGCTTGTCCGCGATCTGGCGGACCTCGGACACCTGCCGCGCGAGCACCGACACCCCGGGCAGCAGCACCCGGTTCTTCCGCAGCCAGCCCACCGCGTGATCGAACAGCGCCTTCGGGCCCTCCGCATGCGCTGTCCACGCCCGCCCATGCAGGAACGTACGGAACCTCCGCGACCACTGCGGGTCCTCGTACTCGTGGTACTCGTAGACGTCCCGGATCTCCCACGAGTGCTCATATGTCGTCGGCTGCCGCTCGGTGTACCGCTTGACCGCCGAGACGTCCTCGATGCCAAGCTGCCCTGCGATGTGCTCGATGACCACCCACGGCACATCGAGCGGATCGTCCGTCAGGAACCGGCCGATGTAGCGCACCGTGCACATCTGCAGCGCGAACCCAAGCCGGTTGTGATCCCCGCGCCGCTTCGCGATCAGCTTCCGATCCTCGTCGTCGAGGTAGAAGAACCGCTCCAGCTCCGGGCGCGTCGGCTCCTCATTGAACTTCCCGTACGACGCGGCCTGTTCGTCGGTCAAAAACTCCACTGGCATGGCGCGTGACCGTACGCGGGCGGGCGTCGCCGTGCCGCCAACTTCACCGAACCGGAACCGACCCCTCAGACAAGATCAACTGCTTAGCGTTAATGGCTGTACCGCTGCTACTCAACCCCGGTCATCCGCTCCCGCTCCGCCCGCAGCTCGCCCAGCAGATCCGGGCAGGTGGGCACGAGGTGCTCACCGCCGTCGTCGCGGAGGCAG is a window of Streptomyces violaceusniger Tu 4113 DNA encoding:
- a CDS encoding alpha/beta hydrolase, whose amino-acid sequence is MRLALDALFADVPAEQLDEARDFYKSRAAGRGPGSLEELKDVRAKRSAPPAADPPAIEETIEAAEARVPVRIFTPIDGPPQGVYLDIHGGGFYMDSAARGDKRNRELADALHLAVVSVDYRLAPEHPWPAAPDDCEAAALWLVEEADARFGTSRLAIGGSSAGATLALATLLRLRDRDTVGQFTGAALQFGTYDLSARTPAGRRIADEYFIQAYAGHVEDRTVPDISPIYGVLRGLPPTLLIVGSADVLLEDNLALAGRLSAAGNDVELRVYPDSPHGFTAHPTAMARTALSSVDSWLRDRITQS
- a CDS encoding integrase; translation: MTTAHASSPALAGRRPFHGLPVIETAGLRREPGSPRPVFDQDVWDLTGLADAPVVMSAHRKILDFTAIINPRWRQVAREYLMARMAPLHPDVAVLPQAFRTPLNPNSLWSELKHLALWFNHLTAVGITSLSQVRQHHCDVYLAAASRSATDPDRLLSPATTVAMVRIPQFLVLYTEILSDCYQPGFTPWPGRSADEVTGYVRSDENRVPPVPDTLLRPLLANCLYLLETIGPLLVAEAAVARAADQREAASRRGLLVTEVDGLREVIERRRETGLAAARAADATVTQRLKRGWDAGDPLLHMSWHPLVVQAAGAMGHRRDLERLRPELERWVSECGLQQPWCRDAALVSRPDDGTPVPWALPMARHQLDVTVHAVTSAAYFLTSALSGMRSSELAELTSNCRQQEQRPGGGTRYRLVSRRIKGEVFGGTEDAWVVTEDVHLAIATAEALTGAAPGERLFAKASNNSNSRYTALRAWVNGEYGQRLGLEPIPDGPVNPRALRRTLAMAIAQRPHGLMAVKLHLKHASVATAEGYAARPGGHQAAFAAEVAAEEEAEHLRLTVAAYEDYQRGILPSGQGARDLIGAFRAVDQVLGRHDAGPVTVIDDRRVERVLKAKAKTLHLGVGNYCWFSDPGKALCLKIAGTPDAAEPLMGMCDSARCPQATHHPQHRQIWAEHADSTRAVFLGNPRLSKPERARAQAAFDRATRIVADIDAAGHPDEEPRS
- a CDS encoding AfsR/SARP family transcriptional regulator; this encodes MNLESAGGGGCPGARVPAEGVVGMAVEFGLLGTIEVRVDGRAADVGHLRQRCVLAVLLVDANRVISVDELIDRVWAGRAPQRVRGTLYGYLSRLRQTLEAAAEEVRITRQPGGYVLEVDAAAVDLHRFRDLVAKARTVGDEQAAALMGRALGLWRGEPFATVDTPWFCDLRQALERERLSAELDSADIRLRSGLHGELLPELTARAGQHPLDERLAGQFMLALYRSGRAADALTCYQDLRRRLAGELGTDPGQPLQQLHQQILTADAALTLPKPEPAPRTGAGAPVPRQLPGRPRWFTGREHQFAELTKALDSVGEPGGTVVISAIGGSGGIGKTWLALHWAHQNIDRFPGGQLYVDLHGFDPSGGPVTPAAAVRGFLDALGVDSGAVPGDVQAQIGLYRSLVQGKRMLIVLDNAADAEQAAALLPGSATCAVLVTSRRRLAGLASAHGARMLTLDVLTDTEARELMGRHLGEDRVGAEPEAVAALLEHCSGLPLAISVVGARAAAHPDFPLTALAEELQDESARLDGLDAGDLTANVRSAFTVSYRALTVGAAEVFRLVGLAPGPEIGPAAGASLVARPVTAVRAALRELENAHLVQQFAPGRYRLHDLLRLYAAEQAHRTDRQQERNVALRRLADFYLHTAREAEQLMHPHRTRIEFPEPSADCRPLAPVDQAEAMAWLETQHAGLLATQRLAADSGWYDVVWRMAWVLDTFHRRNGHLQAQLAAWRRGLEATRKLGDSEAEIFARRNLGIACIRSDLHDEALDHLHQALSLSKTYEDVDQTVHTLLVLAYAWERQENHEQALEHSRDALALLQTLEKPVWEAQAHNQVSLYCARLGQYEEARVHGETSLDLFRRHQERDGEADVLGTLGRLAHQNGQHTLALTRFQHALALLREIGHAYEEANTLAHIGDVHHALGQHDQAGQSWQQATDLYRVQHREDDAKQLRDKLRALKP